The genomic DNA TGATCGTCGAAGACGATCCCGGCTGGCGGGACGCGTACGCCGACGTCCTCGGCGGGCCGGGGTATGAACTGCAGTTCGCCGTATCCTACGGCGAGGCGCGCGGCCTGCTGCAGCGGCAGAAGTTTCGGGCGGCGGTGGTCGACCTGCACTTGGTTTCCTCGGCCGATCCGGAGGAGAATCGCGACGGATTCGCGCTGCTGCGGGTGGCGGCGGCGCGCAATCTGCCGACGATCGTGGTCAGCGCGCTGGGGGCGCCGGACGACATCGACCGCGCCTACGACGAATTCGGAGTGTTCGCCTTCGTCGAGAAAGAAGCCTTCGACCGCAAGGCGTTCCGGCAGACCGTGGCCGAGGCGATCCAATCCTCGGAGGCACAACCCGAAGCCCCGGGGGCCGCGCCGGCGTCTTCCGCGGACGGCGCGCTTGCGGAACTGACCGAGCGGGAACGGGAAGTGCTCGCCCTGCTGGCGAAGGGCCAGACCAACCGCCAGATCGCGGAAACCTTGATCATCACGCCCAACACGGTCAAGAAGCACGTTGACCACATCCTGCAGAAGCTGGGGGTGAGCACGCGTTCGGCGGCGGCGGCGATCGCCGCCCGGGCGGGGCTGGGCAAGTAACGGAAAGAGCCAAGGTAACCTGACATTTAATTTTTTCGTGACGGCTCAGCGCGGATTGCCATAAAGAGACGCCATGCTTTTTCCATCCTCACCCCCAACCCCTTCACCCTCTCCTGGCAT from Anaerolineales bacterium includes the following:
- a CDS encoding response regulator, encoding MANSQPILVIDDDPHWRQIVADILTDAGYTTAVFAAAPSALPACQAAVLDVSLSPADPHNRGGFALAEKIFPSPVILLSGAPEDEVADFARAHPSVAGILDKSAFHREDLLALLGSAAEQSFPPPGGAARILIVEDDPGWRDAYADVLGGPGYELQFAVSYGEARGLLQRQKFRAAVVDLHLVSSADPEENRDGFALLRVAAARNLPTIVVSALGAPDDIDRAYDEFGVFAFVEKEAFDRKAFRQTVAEAIQSSEAQPEAPGAAPASSADGALAELTEREREVLALLAKGQTNRQIAETLIITPNTVKKHVDHILQKLGVSTRSAAAAIAARAGLGK